A window of Solanum stenotomum isolate F172 chromosome 3, ASM1918654v1, whole genome shotgun sequence contains these coding sequences:
- the LOC125860866 gene encoding uncharacterized protein LOC125860866: MDLASANYCEPPPLFPSQGEATLEGKNENPFLDSFPDPLCKLNLKETSDFVKSLPTASNGAGFLRKEGVSSVTRRNMDAPSTPGRPIFSFSVGNFSRKNFPSKWDDAEKWLVNGSSIQDSPASHHNSNNGLKPALESSKLLKQCNGFKLKETENVFAEKNRVTDEKVSKVASDFQVSLPLHHHRISTGAANTVFAATDVFLKDKFTDEVESIYPKSRCLEPTKEGFLFGNAAGKSMKEATMEAIHEIKHRDIGTEMTPIGSSTTSRCHTPFKSPSPARHNTPADRSGPLALPSSGSDSTVDIMQFQECHLAKLQFGTQFDSVTTNWSSREEEEEDVSKSLRHFEINNECRKSVSESKTHSWEEEEKNKCCLRYQREEAKIQAWINLQNAKAEAQSKKLEVKIQKMRSNLEEKLMKRMAIVHRKAEEWRTTAQLQHKDQIEKVADQSRKMMLTRQNSHLAAQSSCGCLPCRNHLI; this comes from the exons ATGGATCTAGCAAGTGCTAACTACTGTGAACCTCCACCTCTGTTTCCATCTCAAGGG GAAGCAACATTAGAAGGGAAAAATGAGAACCCATTCTTGGATAGTTTCCCTGACCCGCTTTGCAAACTTAATCTAAAGGAGACATCTGATTTTGTGAAGTCATTGCCAACAGCAAGCAATGGAGCAGGTTTTTTAAGGAAAGAAGGAGTAAGTTCAGTGACAAGGAGGAATATGGATGCTCCATCAACACCGGGTCGACCCATTTTCAGTTTCAGTGTTGggaatttttcaagaaaaaatttccCTTCTAAGTGGGATGATGCAGAGAAATGGCTTGTTAATGGAAGTTCTATTCAAGATTCCCCTGCTTCTCATCATAATAGTAATAATGGCTTAAAGCCAGCATTAGAATCCTCAAAATTGTTAAAGCAGTGCAATGGGTTCAAGCTTAAAGAAACTGAAAATGTCTTTGCAGAAAAAAACAGAGTTACAGATGAAAAGGTATCTAAAGTAGCTTCAGATTTTCAGGTGTCTTTACCTTTACACCATCACCGTATTTCTACTGGAGCTGCCAACACTGTTTTTGCTGCAACTGATGTTTTtctaaaag ATAAGTTCACAGATGAAGTGGAATCTATTTATCCCAAATCTAGGTGCTTAGAACCTACAAAAGAAGGATTTTTGTTTGGAAACGCGGCAGGAAAATCAATGAAAGAGGCAACAATGGAGGCAATTCATGAGATTAAACACAGAGATATTGGGACAGAAATGACCCCAATTGGCAGCTCTACTACTTCAAGATGCCATACTCCATTCAAGAGCCCATCGCCTGCTCGACACAATACCCCCGCGGACAGATCTGGACCATTGGCCTTACCAAGTTCAGGTTCCGATAGCACAGTTGATATCATGCAATTTCAGGAGTGCCATCTAGCAAAATTGCAGTTCGGGACACAATTCGATTCTGTTACAACCAATTGGAGTTCgagggaagaagaagaggaggatgTATCGAAGAGTTTGAGACATTTTGAGATAAATAATGAGTGTAGAAAGAGCGTCTCGGAGTCCAAAACACATTCgtgggaagaagaagagaagaacaAATGCTGTCTCAG GTACCAAAGAGAAGAAGCAAAAATTCAGGCTTGGATAAACCTCCAAAATGCAAAAGCAGAAGCTCAATCCAAAAAACTTGAG GTGAAAATCCAGAAGATGAGATCAAATCTGGAAGAGAAGTTAATGAAAAGGATGGCGATAGTTCACAGAAAAGCTGAAGAATGGAGAACTACAGCTCAACTACAACACAAGGACCAAATAGAAAAAGTGGCTGATCAATCACGGAAGATGATGTTGACAAGGCAAAACTCACATCTAGCTGCCCAATCTTCCTGTGGGTGTTTGCCATGCCGAAACCATCTTATTTAA
- the LOC125860971 gene encoding uncharacterized protein LOC125860971 yields the protein MAVRHSSFAATPLIWKKSCSNKRENRAQRVVLVYSCASDQNISIKPTALQIRSTSTPKLKIFEDESTGIVCYRDENGEITCEGYDEGPRYCQQLTRFCSNSRDEEIIELLQRCWLHVTDSAEFS from the exons ATGGCTGTGAGACACTCTTCTTTTGCTGCTACTCCTCTAATTTGGAAGAAATCATGTTCCAACAAAAGAGAAAATCGTGCACAAAGAGTAGTGTTGGTGTACTCATGTGCAAGTGATCAAAATATTTCAATCAAACCTACTGCTCTTCAGATCAGATCAACTTCAACCCCAAAACTTAAG ATATTTGAAGATGAGTCAACAGGGATAGTTTGTTATAGAGATGAGAATGGAGAGATCACTTGTGAAGGATATGATGAAGGCCCTCGTTACTGCCAACAACTCACCAGATTTTGTTCTAATTCAAG AGATGAAGAAATCATAGAGCTCCTGCAAAGATGCTGGCTTCATGTAACTGATTCTGCTGAGTTCAGTTAG